The Leptolyngbya sp. 'hensonii' genome includes the window GTTGCTCCTACCCTGGAGTTGATCGGGATTGGCTACGTGACCTGGTTTACCTTCCGGTACCTCTGGAAGGCAGCCAGCCGTCAGGAACTGATCGAACAGATTCAGTCTCTGAAAGGTCAAATTGTGGGTGATGACGAGTAAGGAGATTTCCGACCAGGAAGTTTTCAGCAGTGATTACCCCATAGTTGGGACGGTTTTCTCTGGCTTCCCATGACTAACTCTGCTGGTTGACTGACAAAACTCCTGAAACCCTTGAAATCTCGTAGGTTGGGTTGAGATCTGAAACCCAATGCAAAAGCCTTGTGAAAGTTGGGTGGAGCAGAGTGAAACCCAACCTGCAAAAAAAGTTTTGTCAGTCAATCAGCTAACTCTGTCCTCAGCCCTTACCTCAAAGTTAGGCTTTGATTTGTTGAGTTTGGCCACACAAACTCAATGGGGCGGCCCGACTGGGTACAAAGAAGGGCAGAAAGAAAGTCAGTTAATCTATGGATCAGGGGAGAGAGTTTGAGGATAATCTCTCCCTTGCATTATTCCTCCATCTGTTCTAAATATCCGGTATGGGCAGAATCCGCAAAAATTTGATGATTTCACCGGTGATTTCAATACCCACCAGATAATTATCTAGAGTGAATCGGTAGAAAATTGCACTGGCTCCGATCTGGTGCAGCTCTGGTAAATCGCGGAGCTGGCCGAGAGTGAGAAAATCATCAAACACAAACTGTCGAATCCGCTGATAGGCAGCTGGTTCCAGGTCTTTCAGGTCTTGCAGAAATGACCTTTCGTATCTTACCTCAAGCTTCACAACCGATTAATTAAACGAGTAATTTAAGGCGAAAGTTAGGCCGTAGCATTCAGGGAATTTCCCTGGATGCCTCAATTCTTGCTTGACAGACCCCTAAGGGAGGAGAAGGGAGCGGAGCGCTTCTTCGCGGGTCAGGCTATCTCCAGGAGTCAGAGTTGCCTTAGCATCCTGGATTGCCTTCAGCATATAGGAGTCATAATACAGACCTTTGAGTGCCATCCAGATATTCTCTAGGTCCTCTTCAGAGAGGCGATCGACCAGACGATGAACTCTACTGCGCAGGGGATTCATAGGAAAAGCCGTAGATAGAGAACTGGGCGCGGAGCAACGATTCAGTTTAACCTGCCTGTCCAGGCTGGAGCAAGGACAGGTTTTTGGTCGAACATGCTTTCCCAGAGTTATGACCCATGATGCCCCTGAAGATGAACCCCATCTGGGCGCACCTATCTCTAAGGCCGACTCAACTCCAGACTGCCCCCAGCAGGGGTACCCAGTTGATCCCGCTTACCGAAGCGCCAGTGCTGGCGGTAGCGGTTGAGAAAATTCTGGCCGATGATGCCATCCACACCCAGCAAATCTAGGGGGCCAGCATCCAGGACGATCGCGGCCAGTTGCTTCACCTGATGGGATTGGATAGCAACTTGATCCAGCTGCACTTGCT containing:
- a CDS encoding cytotoxic translational repressor of toxin-antitoxin stability system, producing MKLEVRYERSFLQDLKDLEPAAYQRIRQFVFDDFLTLGQLRDLPELHQIGASAIFYRFTLDNYLVGIEITGEIIKFLRILPIPDI